attttttatttttttaaacgccAGCCAAAATATGCACAAGCAAGAGAAGGAGAAAGCTTTTGCTAAAAAGTTTAACACaacttatttacaaaaaaaaataaaaaaaaaatggtttccccTTGGAACAGAGCACATGGCAGCTGACACTGAAAAAAGATGACCACTGGCTGGGTTAATATAAACCATGTACTGATCCAGAGGAAGAAAGTTACTTGTAGTGGAGACTGTTTGAACATTAACATGTACCAAAATTTGGcaacattcctttttttttccttttaattatATAGAATGCAAATTATGTAAACAAGAGGAACATTTAAAAAATCGATCTACATGCAAAACTCCATGTCATGCAAGGACACCAAGCAACTGGATTTCTCTCGCACAGACAGAGCCCATGGTGTGCAGCACTCAGTCGAAGGAACAGCTATTGCAGGTAGATATTTTAATACCAGGTATAATAACCTGCCACTTTACatatatacctaaaaaaaaatggatatgaTTTCAAAAGATTTACCCTATTAATTAGCTTTTTtccctgtattttatatattttttttattttccagccAATAGTACCACAGCAGAAaaaagtgacagttgcagaaaatGTCTCGCTACTTTTAGATCACATAAAAAGGTGTTGAAATAtgaacacaaaaacataaaaccaaaTTAGTTAATGAATAAATTCCAGATAACGGATAACAGTTTTTGTCCAAAacagacaaaaggaaaaaaaaaaaaatcctatcctGTACCCAATATACATATGTAAATTTAAGTATTACCAGTCAGGCTGCCTGCATTAAATTCATTTGGCATGGTGTGAGgggagaagtaaaaaaaacaaaaaaaaaaaaaaaactactacactgtttaaactgaaaagaaaagaaatccaATGGttcgattataaaaaaaaaattaaaaaaaatgaagtccATGTAACGAACGTCAAAATAGACAATTCAGCACTATTGGATAAGTAAATCAGTTTATGTAAATGGGCAGGTCCTACCAGTGTGCACCCATTTACAAAGATAAGAGGTTTAGACATTTGCTTCTGTAACTAGGCAAAGCAGAGCACAGGGCTTAAGCAGCTCTATGAGTACAAAAAGGGGATCTTTACTTGGCAGAAACATTTAACTACATTTCAAAAAGCAAGAGAGACACACAGTCCCTGGCAATATATATCTTAACACATAAATTAAACATACAAATTTCCtgtgtgaaaaaaaggaaaaaaaaatgaaatgtcaaGTAGATTAATAGGAAGCAACCGTGTTGATCAACCAGTTAATATACAAACATTTtaacaaatgaaaaaacaaaaccataCCTATTGATCGTATACATTCTCCTACTATATTATAAACTGTGTGAAATAAAAGTAAGGATTTATATTCATGTATTAAACGGCTTATGTTCTGCTTGGCACTTTGTATACTAgtattgtttttgtatattaAATTAAAGCCCACCTAATGACTACATAGAAAGCTATATATAGATTCCTTGTTATaaaagatgaagaaaaaaaaacaaaaaacataataaataaaaagccaaCTCCCTTCCTTGTTCTTTTCCACAACACCAATATGCCTTTCCCCATCTTGCTGTCCTTCAGACTTTAAAGTGCTACACTGAGTTATTGAGAGATTAAAAAGTTCAATAACACTAAAGTTGGCTTCATGAGGCTCATGTTGGAAAATGTGGCTTCACAGAGAAAAATacttccatttaaaaatacacagagagcgttgctggacgtcttGAGCAGATCTTCAGAGATGGAGGGAAAAAAGCAGAAGTGTTGGTACTGCTCTGAAGAGTCACACATCTACCACCATCTTTTTGTGGATATCTAGACCTCCTACAACCTATAACAGATGACACATGAAAAAGGTTTAAATGGAAGTCACGTCTcagtataatatttatatttgagtattattataattaaaaagcaGGCGAACATAACATTAATGTATCACTTCAGACTAGCTGGATAAAAGGAGTGCCATCATATCATTTTGAGGAAGAACAAATTGTTCACATTTACAACTGATACTGATTCCCTAAATTCAAGTTAATTAGGACAGACAGGACCCACTTTGAGGAGGACTAATTTCAGCAGTTTATAAAAGAGATTCTGTTCTACCTCTAGAGGTGACACCAACTATAACCTCTTGCAATATTGCTGAGATATTCCACTCCAGATGTAACCAACATGTTTTAATTAGAGATGCCATTTATCTTAATTTGGCCAAGTAAGTGTTGAAACCATATAATATACTTACAAATGTCATTGTTATGGAGGCTCTGTCATTTCCCTCACCCCGAAAAAAAACAAGTCTGTTCTATAAATCTCACATTGACTGtgtcactgaaattccaatacaTTCCAAAGATTTACGACAAAAGTAGGGTCTAATTttcttatgtatttaaatgtcctTAGCAATACATTCAGGTGGTATATAAAGCCATTAACGAGAAAGGCCAACATTTCCTACCTACTTGTAGAAACGCTGCCCTTTCACTTTGATGACCGAATAAACCACCTGCATTTATTGCTGAGTGCCGAGTACCTCTACTTTTTTGTTTGCTCATTACTGTGGATCCAGGTGGACAGAAACCACACCTACTAGCAAGAGCACCAAAATTTGGAATTTAGAGAGTACCTCTAAATTAAATACTTACTGACTAATGATTGACAAAGGGCACAGCTACTTTGATAAATTCTTATTTCACTAGTGACAGCTGTAAGGAAAAAATGCATGGTCTATGGTCTAGTAGGATCCTTGATAGATCCCAGTATTGCACTAATGCATGCACAAGGgtgtacagcattgacatgggCTTAATCTGGCAGATTAagtaccaggagctgaagagggcaGAACAAATGAAGATGGCAGTGACCACGAGTGACAGCTCATGTCAGAGGTAAGTAAAATCTACCTTCCCCTGCTGCCCCAGGCCAATGCACTGCCAGAGGTGAAGTCACCATTTCTGgtcttaaaatattttacaaaagacCCAAGGAGGTGACAGAGCTGAATTGAAAAGAAAATATTTCACATCCTGAACAGTGTGCAGTATATCCTAAGCAACACAATTAAAGTAGGTTATCAAAGAtgttatgatatacagtgtgcacCTTAACTGAGGGAGCTAAAACACCCTAAGACTCCTTGAACCATTACCAATACAAtagactgcaataattagctaAAGTACATGTAAATCCATGTCACttgaatatattatacatgtatacaaACAGTGTACCAAGGAGCCTCCAAGCTTGCTGTGGCGAGAAAATAATGGGGTTCCTATTTATGTGCTTTGTACCTACCACCATAAAATGTGCACAGCTTGGGTTAATTGGCATTGCAGCTCAGTGTTCTGAGATTTACACAACCTACAATAAAACTAGCTTTATTTACTTTAAAGGGccactgtcacctcaaaacgcatccctacctttagtttaGGAGAGGACCCTTTTAACCATATACAAGCACCTTTGGTCAGGCAGTGTTTGAATCAGGAAAAAACATAGACTATCCATTTTCACTTATTGCACGGAAGACCATATAGacagtcagttttttttttttttttacgtatttcagGGAATACCATAGAGACTTTTCAATGAATGAATCAgcaaagaccatagagactaaattTCAAAACACTGACTAAAGGCGCTATGGCTGACGGTTCCTCTTATATAGTAAACGTTAGGAATAAGCATCTCATTTTCTACATATACATCATTAAAATAAAATTCTTGATGAAAGGATGATTTTATTAAAGGTGATAGTTCTAAACTCCAGGTGCAAAACGCTTTATTCGTTTTATGAATGGATTTAAAAGCACATGTAGGTATAAACTTGGGATTTCAGTAAAGTTGCAGATTTTGTTCCACTATACTTTCAATAAACAGTGACCGAATGAATAATCCCTTATATTGAATATTTTGCTTCACAACCCAATTTTGTAGCCAATACTTACAGCACAGAATTCTTCAAAAGATATCCTCCCATCGCCATCTTTATCTGCATTGATAATAGTTTTGTCTACTATTTGCTGTAACTGCGTATCCTTGAGATTGTTTCCAACCATCATCTTCAGAACCTGGAAAAGCTCACCATTTGAGATATAGCCATCCTTGTCCATGTCATATATACGAAAAGCaactatataaaaaagaaaggaaacgTGTTACCACATATCAAATTATCCATACTACAATGTGACATTATTGcttttagtattttattatttatatagtgccagcaaattctgtagcgctgtacaatggggcgACATGCCAATGGTTCAGATGATCAGcttctttttttgaaaaaaatattcacaTAAGCATAGGACCACACTTAGGAACTTACAATggggtaaaaaataaatgtgcCAAGAAAAAAGTGGTTGGTACCTTATTAAGTGTGTGTTCCATTAGGCAATAAGAAATGGCCTGTTAAACTAGAGGTGGACAATCCAAAGCGTAAAAACCATGATCTATAATGTGCGCTCTCAAAAATAAACCTTGTGCtaaacttttataaataaacaaatagaggGGATTAACATGGCATGCACCCAGACATTTTAAGGGACAGATCTGTAAATCAGGATTCTGCAGAGgggtgaaaaacaaacaaaaaacaacaaaaaaaaacacttacatcTCAATTTCTGTTCTTTATCTCCCTTGACACTGAATTGTGACACGCCTTCAATAAATTCTGGATttcaggagagaaaaaaaaaaaaacacaatttttttttttttacgtattaccCTAAAGTTTAGTTTATGTTTCACATTTGaacaccaaaaaaaacacaaaaaaaaaacctttatatatTTTCCACCTCTTGAAAATCCACCCCTATCTCAGCACACTCATTGTTCTTAACCAAGATTTAATAACTAGGCTATTCTAGCAATACACATTCAGAGGAAAGCCTGAATATGGATGAGCAGTATGTCAATACATGATCGGAGGGGACAGCAACAGCACAACAATAAGCATAACAAAAAGAGAGAACAGCAGGTAacaaaatattcaaatgtatcccaaaaagccatgactct
This region of Pelobates fuscus isolate aPelFus1 chromosome 2, aPelFus1.pri, whole genome shotgun sequence genomic DNA includes:
- the PPP3R1 gene encoding calcineurin subunit B type 1 gives rise to the protein MGNEASYPLEMCSHFDADEIKRLGKRFKKLDLDNSGSLSVEEFMSLPELQQNPLVQRVIDIFDTDGNGEVDFKEFIEGVSQFSVKGDKEQKLRFAFRIYDMDKDGYISNGELFQVLKMMVGNNLKDTQLQQIVDKTIINADKDGDGRISFEEFCAVVGGLDIHKKMVVDV